The following are from one region of the Aspergillus chevalieri M1 DNA, chromosome 1, nearly complete sequence genome:
- a CDS encoding putative haloacid dehalogenase-like hydrolase (COG:S;~EggNog:ENOG410PKDS;~InterPro:IPR041492,IPR006439,IPR036412,IPR023214;~PFAM:PF13242,PF13419;~go_function: GO:0016787 - hydrolase activity [Evidence IEA]) produces the protein MDLFFHIQRQPNTILTTSMRLLPSPPFQPLLRFNTLSRAISTKVMSSPSIPIPSYPLRQRRFAPLKPERKSESDAPALEGIVFDVDGTLCLPQHYMFSEMRSALGIDKSIDILHHIRDLPTPEARLAAADKIKAIEREAMSSQQPQPGLVQLMDYLQARGVRRALCTRNFETPVLHLIQTHIPAHEKDFLPIITRETPDLLPKPDPAGILHIAQAWKVGARAEHLIMVGDSIDDMTAGHMAGAATVLLLNEKNGWLKDHEHTDLSINRLDNLVDILENGFVGHRGGDKPATSDREG, from the exons ATGGATCTTTTCTTCCACATCCAACGTCAACCCAACACTATCCTGACTACATCCATGCGCCTCTTACCCTCGCCTCCATTTCAGCCACTTCTACGATTCAATACTCTAAGCAGAGCCATTTCTACCAAAGTCATGTCTTCTCCGTCAATACCAATCCCCAGCTACCCCCTCCGCCAACGACGCTTCGCTCCCCTCAAACCGGAGCGGAAGAGTGAATCCGATGCGCCAGCATTAGAAGGAATTGTTTTTGATGTGGACGGAACGCTATG TTTACCACAACACTACATGTTCTCTGAGATGCG GTCTGCGCTCGGTATCGACAAATCAATCGACATCCTGCACCATATCCGCGACCTCCCAACCCCCGAAGCCCGTCTCGCAGCCGCTGACAAAATCAAAGCCATCGAGCGCGAAGCCATGAGCTCGCAGCAACCGCAGCCGGGCCTTGTTCAGTTGATGGACTATCTGCAGGCGCGTGGGGTGCGCAGGGCACTCTGTACGAGGAATTTTGA AACGCCAGTGCTACATCTGATTCAGACTCATATTCCAGCACACGAAAAGGATTTTTTGCCGATTATTACGCGCGAAACACCAGATTTACTGCCCAAGCCGGATCCCGCGGGGATCTTGCATATTGCGCAGGCATGGAAAGTTGGGGCTAGGGCTGAGCATTTGATCATG GTTGGTGATAGCATCGACGACATGACTGCTGGGCACATGGCCGGTGCAGCTACTGTCTTGTTATTGAATGAGAAGAATGGTTGGCTGAAGGATCACGAGCATACGGATCTCAGTATCAACCGTTTGGACAACTTGGTTGACATTCTTGAGAACGGCTTCGTCGGTCACCGGGGCGGTGATAAACCGGCTACCAGTGATCGCGAGGGATGA
- a CDS encoding uncharacterized protein (COG:S;~EggNog:ENOG410Q2EA;~TransMembrane:1 (o36-56i)) — protein sequence MSLPTTTHDLRRLPETQQPQPTTDNYYNYSNYSNSITITFTQLFTLLGALLTLKFYHGLSTLSHGKRPAHQSIEELERRIVALFQAIVPEGLYQVNSRGSNSGSGSDAASRHSFPCDNGGNKSGNGSGKRNGNGSAARSMASASTHRLQPGNAMIDLDNATTEEGSAHSPLMRVTTNIAPAIRMSQGLSRMSGEQLVRTATAGTTITESIPEMSLDNIHGDNRQSFASCQAYCGSMSSAAPPPVSAYAAYRPGTPSFCPPPQNTPESGTPAITNLDRFILQVRPPRSTFIGRFPTDEDGWSPIVSQRELTNESEEESPTNRLNKWPGVEQEQSRSSSHEEESPKNELVKWRFGKEDVDDVHSSIYDAEGVETDSNSDEDGNEDDDGDGEGGLKLVLVRSAESYPGKFPVSEGLPLEALATAPICLRGKAQTSVRPLSEI from the coding sequence ATGTCCCTCCCAACGACCACCCACGACCTCCGTCGCCTCCCAGAGACGCAGCAGCCCCAACCAACCACCGACAATTATTACAACTACTCCAACTACTCCAACTCAATTACCATAACTTTTACCCAGCTCTTCACCCTTCTTGGTGCCCTTCTCACCCTCAAGTTCTACCATGGCCTATCAACCCTCTCGCACGGCAAGAGACCCGCCCATCAGTCCATCGAGGAGCTCGAACGCCGCATCGTGGCTCTTTTTCAGGCTATCGTTCCAGAGGGGCTGTATCAGGTGAACTCGAGGGGTTCAAACTCGGGATCGGGATCTGATGCGGCGTCGAGACACTCGTTTCCTTGTGACAATGGCGGGAACAAGAGTGGGAACGGGAGTGGGAAACGAAATGGAAATGGAAGTGCGGCGAGATCGATGGCATCGGCGTCTACCCATCGTCTTCAGCCAGGAAATGCGATGATCGATTTGGACAATGCAACTACCGAAGAAGGATCTGCGCACAGTCCCCTCATGAGGGTTACGACGAATATCGCCCCCGCTATACGCATGTCGCAGGGCCTGTCGAGGATGTCGGGGGAACAGCTCGTTCGGACGGCCACAGCTGGAACGACCATCACGGAGAGCATTCCGGAGATGTCGTTGGATAATATTCACGGTGACAACCGCCAATCGTTTGCTTCGTGTCAGGCATACTGTGGATCTATGTCTTCTGCTGCTCCTCCCCCTGTGTCTGCCTATGCAGCTTATAGACCAGGCACTCCTTCTTTTTGTCCGCCGCCACAGAATACGCCTGAGTCAGGTACGCCCGCTATTACCAACCTAGACCGGTTCATTCTGCAGGTCAGGCCGCCGCGGTCCACTTTCATAGGCCGCTTTCCGACGGATGAGGATGGATGGTCGCCGATTGTCAGCCAAAGAGAACTGACTAACGAGTCTGAGGAAGAGTCACCAACGAACAGGCTTAACAAGTGGCCCGGGGTCGAGCAGGAGCAGTCGCGGTCGTCGAGTCACGAAGAAGAATCACCAAAGAACGAGCTTGTAAAGTGGCGGTTTGGCAAGGAAGATGTGGATGATGTCCACTCATCAATCTACGACGCGGAAGGTGTGGAGACTGACTCAAAttcggatgaggatgggaatgaagatgacgatgGAGATGGGGAGGGTGGATTAAAGTTGGTGTTGGTCCGTTCGGCTGAGAGCTATCCAGGCAAGTTTCCTGTTAGTGAAGGGCTGCCATTGGAGGCGTTGGCGACGGCTCCTATTTGCTTGAGAGGAAAGGCGCAGACTTCTGTGAGGCCGCTATCGGAGATTTGA
- a CDS encoding uncharacterized protein (COG:S;~EggNog:ENOG410PJ7B), translating into MGVDTRKPIMPAASDSLVETSGGSMTGTDLATDLSRRTDKTSYSVPDDGSPVTIPTRRRNRDSRRDDPSKLSRTSHNSQTSLLIEYFEGGTGAGNIVSRPSVRVRVTPSSKKLKDQRDHHLQITESNGNRGPVYARRISLGSLPKSRKHLELDDLDEQGLSDDENHHGSRPLEIEFENREQAEEFLNNPDQESVLSSLSRENRHIQPAMSDISSMPTDSLLEGPTSSLHHKRSQSLEPEADNKELLKTPRRKRSRSLSTERIAHRVAEKLTSGPQERERDDDHSSNPRSLLDPDTPAARRRRQRAQRRQENDDSVYNPAESSLLSASAVSANRRSNDQYSFLSQNSNKSTFNNNPKLLETVEDAIRRLILPELKELKKDQKVMHNTSKFDRDMNASMQSSTQTRDGLGRRLSKHASAPDIIKPKVLLKKDSKNEGTTLLGDDPAPTKNPERKPSKESSQSKGTEADPTYVKWGLRPEMNENDKLRRAKSKGLRDAEKAGRVGTALTAAALRRHDSKSSMDTNESNRQSPSPTKERAGNGNETELVFQKHNVPPMPLRSALESDMTRDSLVSHRTAETESIVPQKTRFQEVARGSPVQSPSPLSRTPNRTPLDTRHELDIRHPNKSTHNVSVESVSDEEDRASFGGHDRGDSEDAAAAGDIAAAAVANLLDTQADPSRRRALSPIQSVASEQSDLRPPPPPPPPQVRPSPGQQSGGDKELKPRLSIDSLSSAPSTDLARSTRTKPSGLSLNKRHESEQDSSRQPRAEDWDEQSDLYSRRHSAADTSSLDPKRMTNHTDDSEIDYMDKVRRGQRVSQGNGANPHFVHPAPVESAVASLLEPSVVERYTQVFSELTNRSKSDLSKRQEQRSPETRGPQPRSPQPTAQQPQETTTPGSRQGSPLKQRQDAGSPDATSFGKRMGVSSPPQSIAQSMDEQAELGHSRSFDPGDDAQIPEAGDAQDSESEIDTNPSIIQGPRAPSQNQDYWPYDERSQSKEDVQDDQASKGLGLDEELSYDPGYYPEGAYAPEGYFDQSYDQVPGTPPAVKDEGYASGAHPLSPSVGTPKSEGKGLGGMDTLGLFDSPSGAEHQRNLSGYSHGVGSPMYDSATGQGVDRIQSKDIIALMDHLTVRDAQRNARDTEILVSLVRSAAEMRNSFEDMKKYIAYQDGLIMEANDKQHERTFRAISGPRPQPPSARSRQLAAAAEGEEDMRSKRKNVFKRALKGLSLKSGNDLTRIEDMLEQLLDDVDALRAQQDDHFGRSGRGSFDHDGYETEGEDGTSPVDQPGRPSTGGSRTIHNQPSRPSTVPEEDEEDDYDERAEFLSPKLPPQESSKPPMASGALNGEATPPKQNDKAQKRKSGGFLPKFIRNTLQNKKERSDTSLAPYGAYKTDDYYDPQGDDRIRSNTNLEQQQQQEDRPPSPLIPSQVSEAPKYRAHRDSMDLQHPQPRQGPTGRYQTQLETQAQVYGFHNPQSEQWGSNSSFSGGNSSNVQKRYSGYSGGSRLSPISDTGYSEASSRRTGPPRPPKVRDDGPLVPERPPKVKEDDERSYADRVVSRSSGMRSSPVPSRKPTGPRPLNSGSQYSRTSRYRGASPDQVDDLDY; encoded by the exons ATGGGCGTCGACACTCGCAAACCCATCATGCCCGCCGCCTCAGATTCCCTCGTCGAAACATCCGGAGGCAGCATGACTGGAACTGACTTGGCCACTGACCTCTCTCGACGGACAGACAAAACGTCCTACTCCGTTCCCGACGACGGCAGTCCCGTCACCATCCCCACTCGCCGGAGAAACCGTGATTCCCGTCGGGACGATCCCTCCAAACTGTCCCGTACCTCCCACAACTCCCAGACCTCCCTCCTCATTGAATACTTCGAGGGTGGGACAGGTGCTGGCAACATCGTCTCCAGACCCAGTGTCCGCGTCCGTGTCACGCCTTCTTCCAAGAAGCTCAAGGACCAACGAGACCATCATCTCCAGATCACCGAATCCAACGGCAATCGGGGCCCCGTCTACGCCCGCCGTATCTCTCTTGGGTCGCTGCCCAAGTCGCGTAAGCACCTCGAATTGGACGACCTGGATGAGCAAGGTCTCAGCGACGACGAAAATCACCACGGATCCCGTCCGCTCGAAATCGAGTTCGAGAACCGTGAGCAAGCCGAGGAATTTCTGAATAATCCTGATCAAGAAAGTGTCCTTTCCAGCCTCTCGCGCGAGAACCGCCACATCCAGCCCGCTATGTCTGATATCTCGTCGATGCCGACAGACAGCCTGCTGGAGGGTCCGACATCCAGTCTACACCACAAGCGGAGCCAGAGCTTGGAGCCAGAGGCTGATAATAAAGAGCTGCTCAAGACCCCCCGGAGAAAGCGCAGCCGTAGTCTCAGCACCGAACGTATCGCGCACAGGGTCGCAGAGAAACTCACCAGCGGCCCACAGGAGCGCGAGCGCGACGACGACCACAGCAGCAACCCTCGGAGTCTCCTGGACCCCGACACACCTGCCGCCCGTCGGCGACGACAGCGTGCACAGAGACGCCAGGAGAATGACGACTCCGTCTACAACCCTGCCGAGTCCAGTCTGCTCAGTGCCTCAGCAGTATCGGCGAACCGTCGTTCCAACGACCAATACTCCTTCCTATCACAAAATTCGAACAAGTCCACcttcaacaacaaccccaagCTCTTGGAGACCGTAGAGGATGCTATCCGGCGGCTTATCTTGCCCGAACTCAAGGAGCTCAAGAAGGACCAGAAGGTCATGCACAACACATCCAAGTTTGACCGCGACATGAATGCTTCAATGCAGTCAAGCACCCAGACGCGCGATGGACTTGGCCGCCGGCTTTCGAAGCATGCCAGTGCCCCGGATATCATCAAGCCCAAGGTCCTCCTCAAAAAAGACAGCAAAAATGAAGGCACCACCTTGCTTGGGGACGATCCGGCTCCCACGAAGAACCCGGAACGCAAACCCAGCAAGGAAAGCAGCCAGAGCAAGGGTACTGAAGCGGATCCTACCTACGTCAAGTGGGGTCTACGTCCGGAGATGAATGAGAACGACAAGCTTCGACGCGCCAAGAGCAAAGGACTCCGCGATGCGGAAAAAGCTGGACGTGTCGGCACGGCGCTGACTGCTGCGGCTCTGCGTCGTCACGATTCCAAGTCCAGCATGGACACAAACGAGAGCAACCGCCAGAGCCCCAGCCCCACGAAGGAACGCGCTGGGAATGGAAACGAGACGGAGTTGGTGTTCCAGAAACATAATGTGCCTCCAATGCCTTTGCGCAGCGCATTGGAGTCGGACATGACTAGGGACTCGCTGGTTTCTCATCGCACCGCTGAGACCGAGTCAATTGTCCCGCAAAAGACTCGTTTTCAAGAGGTTGCTCGTGGTTCTCCCGTCCagtctccttctcctctaTCTCGCACCCCGAATCGAACACCGCTGGACACTCGCCACGAATTGGATATCCGCCACCCCAACAAGTCGACCCATAACGTCTCCGTCGAAAGTGTATCTGATGAGGAGGACCGCGCCTCCTTTGGAGGACATGATCGCGGTGATTCCGAGGATGCTGCTGCCGCGGGTGATATTGCAGCCGCAGCCGTGGCCAACCTGCTGGATACTCAAGCTGATCCTTCCCGACGGCGGGCCCTTAGTCCCATTCAAAGCGTCGCTAGCGAGCAAAGCGACTTAAGAccgccgcctccgccgcctccgcCCCAAGTACGACCATCGCCTGGTCAGCAGTCAGGAGGGGATAAGGAATTGAAGCCTCGACTTTCCATCGATTCACTTTCGTCGGCACCGAGTACGGATCTCGCCAGATCGACGAGAACGAAACCTTCAGGTCTCAGTCTGAACAAGCGACATGAGTCCGAACAGGATTCTTCTCGACAACCGCGCGCAGAAGACTGGGACGAACAATCCGACCTGTACTCTCGTCGGCACTCAGCCGCCGATACCAGCAGCCTCGATCCCAAGCGCATGACAAACCACACCGACGACAGCGAAATCGACTACATGGATAAGGTTCGCCGGGGCCAGCGCGTTTCCCAAGGCAATGGCGCCAACCCTCATTTCGTTCATCCGGCACCCGTTGAGTCTGCGGTTGCCTCACTACTCGAGCCTTCCGTTGTGGAACGCTACACTCAGGTGTTTTCTGAGTTGACAAATCGCTCCAAGTCCGACCTCAGTAAGCGACAGGAACAACGCAGCCCGGAGACCCGCGGCCCACAGCCACGTAGCCCACAACCGACAGCGCAGCAGCCGCAGGAGACAACCACTCCTGGCTCTCGTCAAGGAAGTCCTCTGAAGCAGCGTCAGGACGCCGGCAGCCCCGACGCAACTTCCTTCGGTAAGAGAATGGGTGTCAGCTCGCCGCCCCAGAGCATCGCTCAGTCGATGGACGAGCAGGCTGAGCTGGGTCACTCCCGATCTTTTGATCCCGGTGATGATGCTCAGATTCCGGAGGCAGGTGATGCCCAGGATTCGGAATCTGAGATTGACACCAACCCCTCGATCATTCAGGGACCCAGGGCGCCTTCCCAAAACCAGGACTATTGGCCATACGACGAGAGGTCGCAGTCTAAGGAGGATGTCCAAGACGACCAAGCGAGCAAGGGACTTGGCTTGGACGAGGAACTGAGCTACGATCCAGGCTATTACCCCGAAGGTGCTTATGCCCCTGAGGGCTACTTCGATCAATCCTATGATCAGGTGCCTGGTACGCCGCCGGCTGTTAAGGATGAGGGCTATGCGTCTGGAGCGCACCCGCTTTCACCTAGTGTTGGCACTCCAAAGTCCGAAGGTAAAGGCCTCGGTGGCATGGACACCTTGGGGCTCTTTGACAGCCCTAGTGGTGCTGAGCACCAGAGAAACCTGAGTGGCTACTCTCATGGAGTTGGCTCGCCTATGTACGATAGCGCCACCGGGCAAGGCGTTGACCGGATTCAGTCCAAGGACATCATTGCGCTGATGGATCAT CTTACTGTTCGCGATGCCCAACGCAACGCCAGAGACACGGAAATTTTGGTCTCCCTGGTTCGAAGCGCTGCAGAGATGCGCAACTCTTTCGAGGACATGAAGAAATACATCGCTTACCAGGACGGACTGATCATGGAAGCCAACGACAAGCAACACGAGCGAACATTCCGAGCTATCAGTGGACCGCGTCCTCAACCTCCCAGCGCCAGATCTCGTCAactcgccgccgccgcagagggagaggaggacaTGCGCTCCAAACGCAAGAACGTGTTCAAGCGCGCCTTGAAGGGCTTGAGTCTCAAGTCCGGAAACGACTTGACCAGGATTGAAGACATGCTGGAGCAACTCCTTGATGATGTTGACGCTCTGCGAGCTCAGCAGGATGACCACTTTGGCCGCAGTGGCCGGGGAAGTTTCGACCACGATGGCTATGAAACCGAGGGCGAAGATGGTACTTCGCCCGTTGATCAACCCGGACGACCCTCGACCGGAGGGTCTCGCACGATTCACAACCAGCCCAGTCGTCCCAGTACGGTTcccgaggaggacgaggaagacgattATGATGAACGCGCCGAGTTCCTGAGCCCTAAGCTGCCTCCTCAAGAGAGCTCCAAGCCTCCCATGGCGTCTGGCGCTCTTAATGGAGAAGCCACGCCCCCCAAGCAGAACGACAAAGCTCAGAAGCGCAAGTCTGGCGGTTTCCTTCCCAAGTTCATCCGCAACACCCTCCAGAACAAAAAAGAGCGGTCGGACACGAGCCTTGCTCCTTACGGAGCATACAAGACGGACGATTACTACGATCCCCAGGGCGACGACCGGATCCGGTCCAACACCAACCtcgagcagcagcagcagcaagagGACCGCCCTCCATCCCCGCTGATCCCGTCACAAGTCTCTGAAGCCCCCAAGTACCGCGCTCACCGCGACAGCATGGACCTCCAGCATCCGCAGCCCCGCCAGGGTCCCACGGGCCGCTACCAAACCCAACTCGAAACCCAAGCACAGGTCTACGGCTTCCACAACCCGCAATCCGAGCAATGGGGTTCCAACTCCAGCTTCTCCGGTGGCAACTCCAGTAACGTCCAGAAGCGCTACAGTGGCTACAGCGGCGGCAGCCGCTTGTCCCCGATCTCGGACACTGGCTACTCGGAGGCTTCCTCGCGACGTACGGGTCCGCCACGGCCCCCGAAGGTCAGGGACGATGGACCATTGGTTCCTGAGCGTCCGCCCAAGGTaaaagaggatgatgagcgGTCTTATGCGGATCGCGTTGTTTCGAGG AGCTCTGGAATGCGCTCATCCCCGGTCCCCTCCCGCAAACCCACCGGTCCTCGCCCTCTCAACTCCGGCAGCCAATACAGCCGCACCAGTCGCTACCGCGGCGCTAGCCCAGACCAAGTCGACGACCTCGATTACTGA